A part of Bacteroidales bacterium genomic DNA contains:
- a CDS encoding C69 family dipeptidase gives MKKINVFFFALFCIWTSQVISQVDQTDWVGTEPDGCTSITCGRLATIDGSVITSHTDDSHRTRSSIFIQPAKDYAPGTMCDITKRVPCDTFAMPLYVYNKTGEIPQVSHTHAYVNSAYPCINEHQLAIGESTFGGREQLQSDKGLIDCTMLCQLMIERCTTAQEAIKLAGELTAKYGYNDAGECLTIADKKEVWNFEILGSGKGQIGSVWVAQRVPDDHVAINANASRIRKINLKDKANFLASENVFQVALDSGWCNSKEDFEFCYAYAPESRTSFASRRREWRVLDLIAPSLKLDPNAENFPFSVKPDKPVALEKLVSIFKDYYEGTPFDMTKDMIVTDDNGKSVISPLANPHMPYDANKLFKINGGWGWLGERTIARWYTMYATIIQCRDFLPDPIGGVVWLAMDNVSTSVYIPVYCGVTDLPEPYKIDGRIEGFSNKSAWWAFNRLGTLTAQRWGDMRRDVDAIWNPIQQELFDSQKTFEQQAVQMYKQDTDKGKAFLTGYTGQWGSYVIDKAWKLGDYLWTKYDEKF, from the coding sequence ATGAAAAAAATAAATGTATTCTTCTTCGCCCTCTTCTGTATATGGACCTCACAGGTGATCTCACAGGTCGATCAAACCGACTGGGTCGGCACTGAACCCGACGGCTGCACATCAATTACCTGCGGAAGGCTGGCAACCATTGACGGCTCCGTCATCACTTCCCATACCGACGACAGCCACCGGACGCGTTCCTCGATATTCATCCAACCGGCAAAAGATTACGCTCCCGGCACCATGTGTGACATCACCAAACGTGTGCCATGCGATACCTTTGCCATGCCATTGTACGTTTACAATAAAACAGGGGAGATACCGCAGGTGAGCCATACCCATGCTTACGTGAACTCAGCCTACCCTTGCATCAACGAGCACCAGCTTGCCATCGGCGAATCTACCTTTGGCGGCAGGGAACAATTGCAATCAGACAAGGGACTGATCGATTGCACCATGCTTTGCCAGCTCATGATCGAACGCTGCACCACAGCCCAGGAAGCGATCAAACTGGCCGGTGAACTGACGGCAAAATATGGCTATAATGATGCAGGCGAATGCCTGACAATCGCCGATAAGAAAGAAGTCTGGAACTTCGAGATACTGGGTTCGGGAAAAGGACAGATCGGTTCGGTCTGGGTAGCCCAGCGGGTGCCTGACGACCATGTTGCAATTAACGCAAACGCCAGCCGTATCCGGAAGATCAACCTGAAAGATAAGGCTAACTTCCTGGCTTCGGAGAATGTCTTCCAGGTTGCTCTCGACTCAGGCTGGTGCAACTCGAAAGAGGATTTTGAATTCTGCTATGCCTACGCCCCTGAAAGCCGCACTTCTTTTGCATCGCGCCGCAGGGAATGGCGTGTGCTCGACCTGATTGCCCCATCACTGAAACTGGACCCCAATGCGGAAAACTTTCCTTTCTCCGTAAAACCTGATAAACCTGTTGCCCTGGAAAAACTGGTTTCGATCTTCAAAGATTATTACGAAGGAACTCCGTTCGATATGACCAAAGATATGATCGTCACTGATGATAACGGAAAATCAGTGATCTCGCCACTGGCCAATCCGCACATGCCTTACGATGCGAACAAGCTGTTCAAGATCAACGGCGGCTGGGGCTGGCTGGGAGAAAGGACGATCGCCCGCTGGTACACCATGTATGCCACCATCATCCAGTGCCGTGACTTCCTGCCCGACCCCATCGGCGGGGTGGTCTGGCTGGCGATGGATAATGTTTCCACTTCGGTTTACATCCCGGTTTACTGCGGTGTGACCGACCTGCCGGAACCATATAAGATTGATGGACGCATCGAAGGCTTCAGCAATAAATCGGCCTGGTGGGCCTTCAACCGCCTTGGCACACTGACGGCCCAGCGCTGGGGCGATATGCGCCGCGATGTGGATGCCATCTGGAACCCCATCCAGCAGGAACTGTTTGATTCACAAAAAACCTTCGAACAACAAGCAGTTCAGATGTACAAGCAGGATACGGATAAGGGAAAAGCTTTCCTGACCGGTTATACAGGGCAATGGGGAAGCTATGTGATCGATAAGGCCTGGAAACTGGGGGATTATCTTTGGACGAAGTATGATGAGAAGTTCTAG
- a CDS encoding amidophosphoribosyltransferase, producing the protein MSEPIKHECGIALIRLLKPSEHYLAKYGTSFFGLKKLHLMMQKQHNRGQDGAGIACVKFDLAPGHKFIDRARSNSSTALTDIFQTVYSRINDIGEKNARLLNDSHWLKYHAEFTGELFMGHLRYSTFGKQGIELLHPVLRSNNWETKNLVMAGNFNLTNVDELFERLIDLGQHPIETSDTITMLEKIGHFLDEENERLYQEFKQAGHPKRDISGLIAKHLDIQAILTQSSKDWDGGYSIIGAIGHGDAFAMRDPSGIRPAYYYKDDEVVVVASERPVIQTTFNVPYESVKEIKPGYALIIKKDGHVSEQLCKEPLERKSCSFERIYFSRGSDFEIYRERQKLGKALTPAILDAIDNDLENTVFSFIPNTASVAFQGLMNELEKVCARIKKEKILQLGKSLTPAKLEEILSIRPRVEQVAVKDAKLRTFITQDKDRDDLVGHIYDITYGSIKKGVDNLVVLDDSIVRGTTLKHSIIRILDRLQPKKIIVASSAPQIRYPDCYGIDMSKLHDFIAFHAAINLLKETRQGHIINEVYKKCRAQANLPKEEVTNHVKEIYKPFTAEQISAKIAAMLTTSETKSAIHVVYQKIEDLHEACPDHRGDWYFTGNYPTPGGNKVVNKAFINYIEGRDVRPY; encoded by the coding sequence ATGAGCGAACCCATCAAGCACGAATGCGGCATTGCATTGATCCGGCTTCTTAAGCCGTCTGAACATTACCTGGCCAAATACGGCACTTCGTTCTTTGGCCTGAAAAAGCTGCACCTGATGATGCAAAAGCAGCATAACCGCGGACAGGATGGCGCCGGTATCGCCTGCGTGAAGTTCGACCTCGCCCCGGGGCATAAATTCATCGACCGGGCCCGTTCCAATTCAAGTACAGCTCTCACGGATATTTTCCAGACCGTTTACAGCCGTATCAACGACATCGGCGAAAAAAATGCCCGCCTTCTTAATGATTCCCACTGGCTGAAGTATCATGCCGAGTTCACCGGTGAACTCTTCATGGGACACCTGCGGTACAGCACCTTTGGTAAACAAGGGATCGAATTATTGCACCCGGTGCTCCGCAGCAACAACTGGGAAACCAAAAACCTGGTCATGGCCGGAAATTTCAACCTCACCAATGTCGATGAGCTGTTTGAACGCCTTATCGATCTTGGTCAGCACCCGATCGAGACTTCCGACACTATTACGATGCTCGAAAAGATCGGTCATTTTCTCGATGAAGAAAACGAACGGTTATACCAGGAATTCAAACAGGCCGGCCACCCGAAAAGGGACATTTCAGGACTGATCGCTAAACATCTCGATATTCAGGCCATCCTTACGCAGTCGAGCAAAGATTGGGACGGTGGCTATTCCATCATCGGCGCTATCGGGCACGGGGATGCCTTTGCCATGCGCGACCCTTCCGGTATCAGGCCTGCCTATTATTACAAAGACGATGAAGTGGTGGTAGTGGCATCTGAAAGACCGGTTATCCAGACGACTTTCAATGTGCCTTATGAATCCGTCAAAGAGATCAAACCGGGATATGCCTTGATAATCAAGAAAGACGGGCACGTTTCAGAACAACTATGCAAGGAACCTCTCGAAAGGAAATCCTGTTCCTTCGAACGGATTTATTTCTCCAGGGGTAGCGATTTTGAGATTTACCGTGAGCGGCAAAAACTGGGCAAAGCCCTGACCCCTGCTATCCTGGATGCTATCGACAACGACCTGGAAAACACAGTGTTTTCCTTCATCCCCAATACAGCTTCGGTTGCATTCCAGGGGCTGATGAATGAATTAGAGAAGGTCTGCGCCCGGATAAAAAAGGAAAAGATACTGCAACTGGGAAAGTCACTCACGCCTGCAAAACTTGAAGAGATCCTTTCCATCAGACCCCGGGTTGAGCAAGTCGCGGTCAAGGACGCCAAACTGCGTACTTTTATCACCCAGGATAAAGACCGGGATGACCTTGTCGGTCATATCTACGACATTACTTACGGATCGATAAAGAAAGGGGTTGATAATCTGGTCGTGCTTGATGATTCCATCGTTCGCGGCACTACGTTAAAGCACAGCATCATCCGGATCCTTGACCGGCTTCAGCCCAAAAAGATCATCGTAGCCTCCTCAGCGCCCCAGATCCGCTATCCCGACTGCTACGGCATCGATATGTCGAAACTTCATGATTTTATTGCTTTCCATGCAGCGATCAATTTGCTGAAAGAAACCAGGCAGGGACATATTATTAATGAGGTCTATAAAAAGTGCAGGGCACAGGCGAATTTACCCAAAGAAGAGGTAACCAACCACGTAAAAGAGATTTATAAGCCATTTACTGCAGAACAGATTTCGGCCAAGATAGCCGCGATGCTGACTACAAGCGAAACCAAATCGGCTATCCATGTTGTTTACCAGAAAATTGAGGATTTGCATGAGGCCTGTCCTGACCATAGAGGCGACTGGTATTTCACAGGTAATTACCCCACACCGGGTGGAAATAAGGTCGTGAACAAGGCATTTATCAATTACATAGAAGGCAGGGATGTCCGGCCTTACTGA
- a CDS encoding HIT domain-containing protein has product MPSIFTRIVNGEIPCYKVAEDDRFLAFLDISPLAKGHTLVIPKQEVDYLFAIDDEMYRDLFLFAKKVALAIEKVVPCQRIGIAVLGLEIPHAHIHLVPINTVYDIDFRKPKLELSKEEFLELAGKISGEFNRINQ; this is encoded by the coding sequence ATGCCAAGTATTTTTACCCGGATCGTCAATGGGGAAATCCCTTGTTACAAGGTAGCAGAAGACGATCGATTCCTTGCGTTTCTCGATATTAGTCCCCTTGCAAAAGGCCATACCCTTGTCATCCCAAAACAGGAAGTGGATTATCTTTTTGCAATAGACGACGAAATGTACCGTGATCTGTTCCTCTTTGCCAAAAAAGTAGCCTTAGCAATTGAAAAAGTTGTACCCTGCCAAAGGATTGGCATCGCTGTTCTTGGACTTGAGATCCCGCATGCCCACATCCACCTTGTCCCTATCAATACCGTTTACGATATTGACTTCAGGAAGCCAAAACTTGAACTGTCGAAAGAAGAATTTTTGGAACTTGCCGGAAAGATCAGCGGAGAATTTAACCGGATCAATCAGTAA
- the greA gene encoding transcription elongation factor GreA → MAESKYYTREGLDKLREELNYLTTVERPSISKQIAEARDKGDLSENAEYDAAKNAQGMLEMKIAKIQDEISNARIIDETKMDTRKVLILSTVRLKNLKNGSSTSYSIVPESEANLKLGKISVTSPIAKGLLGKVVGDQVEIDVPAGKLHFEIIEVTR, encoded by the coding sequence ATGGCAGAATCAAAATATTATACCAGGGAAGGGCTTGACAAACTCAGGGAAGAACTTAATTACCTGACTACTGTGGAAAGGCCGTCCATCTCGAAACAAATCGCTGAAGCACGGGATAAAGGCGACCTTTCGGAAAATGCAGAATATGATGCTGCCAAGAATGCACAAGGCATGCTTGAGATGAAAATTGCAAAAATTCAGGATGAGATCAGCAACGCCAGGATTATTGATGAAACTAAAATGGATACCCGGAAGGTGCTTATCCTTAGTACGGTAAGATTGAAAAATCTGAAGAATGGATCAAGTACGTCCTATTCTATTGTCCCTGAATCAGAAGCTAATCTCAAACTGGGCAAGATATCTGTCACTTCACCTATTGCCAAAGGATTGCTGGGAAAAGTAGTGGGCGACCAGGTGGAAATTGATGTCCCTGCCGGAAAACTGCATTTCGAGATTATTGAAGTCACACGATAA
- a CDS encoding PorV/PorQ family protein, with the protein MKNFYRYLAALTIITALSFTFSGVQAGNKDRSGQAGAPELLINPWAGSAGWGGVNTSNVRGVESMFSNIAGLAFVNKLDIGFTQTTWLKGSGIGISNFGLGVRAGETGVIGLSVFSMQFGDLDVTTTDQPDGTGATYKPNLLNFALSYSKAFSNSIFAGLTVRIISESIPDASAQGISIDAGVMYVAGERDQAKFGITLRNLGPAMKFTGDGFSIKSFFQGNDNSISVYQRSESFELPTQLRIGASYDFLIGEWNRLTLAGNFTSNSFSKDQFTLGLEYSLKEYLILHGAYTYENGITAGVNDPNRTNAYKGVSFGATIEVPVSKKSGLILGIDYAYQTTDNFRGTQAFGVRLKY; encoded by the coding sequence ATGAAGAACTTTTACAGATACCTGGCAGCCCTGACAATCATCACTGCATTATCTTTCACTTTTTCCGGGGTGCAGGCTGGTAACAAAGACAGGTCCGGCCAGGCCGGAGCTCCTGAATTGCTTATTAATCCGTGGGCTGGAAGCGCTGGTTGGGGAGGTGTGAACACTTCCAATGTCAGAGGAGTTGAATCAATGTTTTCCAATATTGCCGGTTTGGCTTTTGTTAATAAACTTGATATAGGTTTTACCCAGACTACATGGCTGAAGGGTTCCGGTATAGGGATCTCTAATTTCGGACTCGGTGTCAGGGCAGGAGAAACCGGGGTCATCGGGTTATCAGTTTTTTCCATGCAATTTGGAGATCTGGATGTCACAACGACCGATCAGCCGGATGGAACTGGTGCAACTTATAAACCCAATCTTTTGAATTTTGCTCTTTCTTATTCAAAAGCTTTTTCAAACAGCATTTTCGCCGGCCTGACCGTCAGGATCATCTCTGAATCCATTCCCGATGCCAGCGCCCAGGGAATTTCAATCGATGCAGGCGTTATGTATGTTGCAGGTGAACGTGACCAGGCCAAGTTCGGTATTACATTGCGTAACCTGGGTCCTGCTATGAAATTTACCGGTGATGGATTTTCTATCAAATCATTTTTCCAGGGAAATGATAATTCCATATCTGTTTACCAACGCTCGGAAAGTTTCGAATTACCAACCCAGTTGCGTATCGGAGCCTCATATGATTTCCTGATTGGAGAATGGAACCGTCTGACCCTTGCAGGTAATTTTACTTCCAACTCTTTTTCCAAAGACCAGTTTACCCTTGGCCTTGAATATAGCTTGAAAGAGTATTTAATTTTACACGGTGCTTATACTTATGAGAATGGTATTACTGCCGGTGTCAATGATCCCAACAGGACCAATGCTTATAAAGGTGTCAGCTTCGGCGCTACCATCGAAGTTCCGGTCAGCAAGAAAAGCGGTTTAATATTGGGTATTGACTATGCTTACCAAACTACCGATAATTTCAGGGGCACTCAGGCATTCGGTGTACGATTGAAATATTAA
- a CDS encoding T9SS type A sorting domain-containing protein → MKIIRNYNMKMRNIYRFLSLLLIGLLLTGVAFSREFVGPNKNTSAIKSTAAGCSAASGFRFLDINNVRCRINTGGDMWWDLPGGIGAQYFIPKSGTATSMFSGSLWIGGLDINNQLKLAALRYRQVGNDYWSGPLTTDGTAAVDQETCSKYDKHYPITRLEVDEFLSWWISDNKTVDFPGYSIPKSIIDWPAHGDVAKLQSYYLAPFRDVDGDGEYDPNNGDYPYYDIKNELCPINFAGDPNYIPARTMEEELTNYKVPLVGSILVDQVIKGDQTLWWIFNDKGNTHTETQGSPIGMEVRAQAFAFATNDEINNMTFYSYEIINRSTFELTQTYFCPWVDTDLGYAWDDFVGCDVLRGLGYCYNGKAIDGSGEPSAYGSQPPAIGVDFFQGPYIDPDGYDNPGFTGDCNLIGQGQNFEVDQMAINGVNFGNGIVDDERYGMRRFVYHNNGGADYMSDPSVASEYYNFLRGIWKDNTLMLYGGNAHSSSGAVGPVCEFMFPGDSDPCNWGTRFQPPNGGYNQNGKYWTEEEAGNVPNDRRFMQSAGPFTLKPGAVNYITVGIPWARASAGGPWASVELLRTVDDKCQALFDNCFKVIDGPNAPDLVIRELDRELLVYIDNPKGSNNYQEKYAEFDPNILQPNPAHPEQRSDSLYRFEGYQVFQLKDASVTLGVAKDEYGNNFNPDQVRRVAQFDTKNGVGRIINHYFNKELGFNIPVDEVVDGGDEGIQHSFRVTTDLFATGDNRLVNHKQYYYTIIAYAYNEYLPYNPEDQIGKFGQKQSYLPGRKNIQTYTAIPHKTINGMVMNSSYGDGPAVTRIEGQGNDGMILEFTQETIDEIMSKEPVGSVVDGDTVRLGHPKYPIAYEAKYVNGFGPVNVKIIDPLNVSTGRYILKFDTLYLKKNYNVSGNQALVAGGDTASFITGSWHLEDESTGKVYPSDATLDQQNEQIFLDLGISVNMKSIYNPGPKKLGEIFDNTANSYISIYDILAVNNGILESSLTYQDSSYRWLSGVEDNDVPGDSRNWIRAGTYRDGGSSDWNMPVKPFDPNQNYERIINGTWAPYILCAANDQDSTGPCYNSSSKQYSLIEDVYSVDIVFTSDKSKWSRATVIEMCPDNNLSEGGVKRFKFRAARSVDRDGNYAAVGSGPSNDPNAPNYISDSSMSWFPGYAINVETSERMNIMFGEDSWLAEDNGRDMRYNPTSKILDSLSRNPRFGGKHYVYIMDHITRNLQNYIYNFPAYDACSFIRNGYNVHEVPSIVYEMAWYSSVMWVGMPLSVDGKEWLNNDVKIRIRVAKPYEKYYSVPMDSLSIANSQNKQLPMYRFETESVATEMNNADKAKSDLDLIQVVPNPYYAYAGGSGYERNALDNRVKITNLPVQCVISIYNVNGTLIRQITKDEEKTSVDWDLKNFAGVPIAGGVYIIHVKSNDGEKIIKWFGGLRTPDLNVF, encoded by the coding sequence ATGAAAATCATAAGAAATTATAATATGAAAATGAGAAATATCTATCGGTTCCTATCTTTATTGCTAATAGGATTACTACTGACAGGTGTTGCCTTTTCCAGGGAATTTGTGGGACCAAACAAAAATACAAGCGCCATTAAATCCACGGCTGCGGGATGTTCTGCAGCTTCCGGTTTCCGTTTCCTGGACATTAACAATGTCAGATGCAGGATCAACACCGGGGGTGATATGTGGTGGGATCTTCCGGGTGGAATCGGAGCCCAGTATTTTATTCCTAAATCAGGAACAGCCACGTCCATGTTCTCAGGATCACTCTGGATCGGAGGCCTTGATATCAACAACCAGCTCAAATTGGCCGCTCTCCGTTACCGGCAGGTTGGTAATGATTACTGGTCAGGCCCGCTGACCACGGATGGTACAGCTGCCGTTGACCAGGAAACCTGTTCGAAATATGACAAACATTATCCTATTACTCGCCTGGAAGTTGATGAGTTCCTGTCATGGTGGATCAGTGATAACAAAACCGTGGATTTCCCGGGCTACAGCATTCCCAAATCAATAATCGACTGGCCGGCCCATGGCGATGTAGCTAAATTGCAGAGCTATTACCTGGCCCCCTTCCGGGATGTCGACGGGGATGGAGAATATGACCCGAATAATGGAGACTATCCATATTATGATATTAAAAACGAACTTTGCCCGATCAATTTTGCCGGCGACCCGAATTATATTCCGGCAAGGACTATGGAAGAAGAATTGACGAATTATAAAGTTCCTCTTGTTGGCAGTATCCTGGTTGATCAGGTCATCAAAGGCGACCAGACATTATGGTGGATCTTCAATGACAAAGGCAATACGCATACTGAAACCCAGGGATCTCCGATCGGTATGGAAGTCAGGGCCCAGGCCTTTGCTTTTGCCACCAATGATGAAATCAATAATATGACTTTCTATTCTTATGAGATCATTAACCGGTCGACATTTGAATTAACTCAAACATACTTCTGCCCCTGGGTTGACACCGACCTGGGTTATGCATGGGACGACTTTGTAGGCTGTGATGTTTTAAGAGGACTCGGTTATTGTTATAACGGGAAGGCTATCGATGGCAGCGGAGAACCGTCAGCATACGGGTCTCAACCTCCTGCTATCGGAGTTGACTTTTTCCAGGGCCCGTACATTGACCCGGACGGATATGATAATCCCGGATTTACCGGTGATTGCAACCTGATCGGACAAGGCCAGAACTTTGAAGTAGACCAGATGGCTATCAACGGCGTAAATTTCGGCAACGGGATTGTTGACGATGAACGTTACGGGATGAGAAGGTTCGTTTACCATAACAACGGGGGAGCTGATTACATGTCAGACCCAAGTGTGGCATCGGAATATTATAACTTCCTCAGGGGTATCTGGAAGGACAATACCCTGATGCTTTATGGCGGTAATGCTCACAGCAGTTCAGGAGCTGTCGGGCCGGTATGTGAATTCATGTTCCCGGGTGATTCCGACCCATGTAACTGGGGAACAAGATTCCAGCCACCTAATGGCGGATATAACCAAAACGGAAAGTACTGGACTGAGGAAGAAGCAGGTAATGTCCCTAATGACCGCCGCTTTATGCAATCTGCCGGACCCTTTACCCTGAAACCGGGAGCTGTCAATTACATCACTGTAGGTATTCCATGGGCAAGGGCATCAGCAGGCGGACCCTGGGCCTCAGTCGAGTTGCTGAGGACAGTCGATGATAAATGCCAGGCTTTGTTTGATAACTGCTTTAAGGTCATTGATGGCCCCAATGCTCCTGACCTGGTAATCCGTGAGCTGGACCGCGAATTGCTGGTCTATATTGATAATCCCAAAGGGTCGAATAACTATCAGGAAAAATATGCAGAGTTTGACCCGAATATTCTTCAACCTAATCCGGCTCATCCTGAGCAAAGAAGCGATTCTCTTTACCGCTTTGAAGGCTATCAGGTCTTTCAGTTGAAAGACGCTTCGGTGACATTGGGCGTTGCCAAAGATGAATATGGTAATAATTTCAATCCGGACCAGGTCAGACGCGTCGCACAGTTCGACACGAAAAACGGCGTGGGGCGTATCATCAACCATTACTTCAACAAAGAGCTCGGATTTAATATCCCTGTAGATGAAGTTGTTGATGGCGGAGATGAAGGTATTCAGCACTCTTTCCGGGTGACTACAGATTTATTTGCCACCGGAGATAATCGGCTTGTCAATCACAAGCAATACTATTACACCATCATTGCTTATGCTTACAATGAATATCTTCCTTATAATCCTGAAGACCAGATAGGTAAATTTGGCCAAAAGCAATCCTATCTGCCCGGTCGTAAGAATATCCAAACCTATACTGCCATCCCGCATAAAACCATCAATGGAATGGTCATGAATTCAAGCTATGGCGATGGCCCTGCAGTTACCCGCATCGAAGGTCAGGGCAACGATGGTATGATCCTGGAATTTACGCAGGAAACAATAGACGAAATCATGTCGAAAGAACCGGTGGGTTCTGTAGTTGATGGTGATACGGTCCGGCTTGGCCATCCAAAGTATCCTATTGCTTATGAAGCTAAGTATGTCAATGGTTTTGGTCCGGTTAACGTCAAAATTATTGATCCGCTGAATGTTTCCACTGGACGTTATATCCTGAAATTTGATACCCTTTATTTAAAGAAGAATTACAATGTCTCAGGAAATCAAGCTCTTGTTGCAGGAGGCGATACAGCCAGTTTCATTACGGGATCATGGCACCTGGAGGATGAATCGACAGGTAAAGTTTATCCTTCCGATGCAACACTGGATCAGCAAAATGAACAAATCTTCCTTGATCTTGGTATCTCAGTGAATATGAAGTCGATATACAATCCGGGCCCAAAAAAGCTGGGGGAAATTTTCGACAATACCGCTAACAGCTATATATCAATATATGACATCCTTGCCGTAAATAACGGAATCCTTGAATCATCCCTCACTTATCAGGACAGCTCCTACCGGTGGCTTAGCGGTGTGGAAGACAACGATGTTCCGGGAGATTCCAGAAACTGGATCCGTGCCGGTACTTACCGAGATGGTGGAAGCAGCGACTGGAACATGCCCGTTAAACCGTTCGACCCCAATCAGAACTATGAGAGAATCATAAATGGCACGTGGGCTCCATATATCCTTTGTGCAGCCAATGACCAGGATAGTACCGGGCCATGCTATAATAGCAGTTCAAAACAGTATTCCCTGATTGAAGATGTTTATAGTGTAGATATCGTATTTACTTCTGATAAATCCAAATGGTCACGGGCGACAGTTATTGAAATGTGTCCGGATAATAACCTTTCAGAGGGTGGAGTGAAAAGATTTAAATTCAGGGCTGCCCGTTCGGTTGACAGAGATGGAAATTATGCCGCTGTCGGCAGTGGTCCAAGCAATGATCCAAATGCCCCCAATTATATTTCCGACAGCAGCATGAGCTGGTTCCCCGGATACGCCATTAACGTGGAAACCAGCGAAAGGATGAACATTATGTTCGGGGAAGATAGTTGGTTGGCTGAAGACAATGGAAGAGATATGCGCTATAATCCGACATCCAAAATTTTAGATTCATTATCAAGAAATCCCAGGTTCGGAGGAAAACATTATGTTTATATCATGGATCATATCACGCGCAATCTGCAGAACTATATATATAATTTCCCTGCTTACGATGCCTGCAGCTTTATCAGGAATGGTTACAATGTCCATGAAGTGCCATCAATTGTTTATGAAATGGCCTGGTACTCTTCTGTTATGTGGGTGGGAATGCCACTTTCAGTCGATGGCAAGGAATGGCTTAATAATGATGTGAAGATTCGTATCAGGGTCGCTAAGCCATATGAAAAGTACTACTCTGTGCCGATGGATTCTCTTTCCATTGCAAACTCTCAGAACAAGCAACTGCCTATGTACCGTTTCGAAACCGAATCAGTTGCCACCGAGATGAATAATGCTGATAAAGCTAAAAGCGATCTGGATTTGATACAGGTTGTTCCAAACCCCTACTATGCTTACGCCGGAGGCTCAGGTTATGAGCGGAATGCTCTTGACAACAGGGTTAAGATAACCAATCTGCCTGTTCAATGCGTTATTTCGATCTATAATGTTAATGGCACACTGATCAGGCAAATCACTAAAGATGAAGAGAAAACATCTGTTGACTGGGACCTCAAAAATTTTGCAGGTGTTCCGATCGCCGGGGGTGTTTATATCATCCACGTGAAATCCAATGACGGTGAGAAAATCATCAAGTGGTTCGGCGGATTGAGAACTCCTGATCTTAATGTGTTTTAA